In Primulina eburnea isolate SZY01 chromosome 3, ASM2296580v1, whole genome shotgun sequence, one DNA window encodes the following:
- the LOC140827269 gene encoding uncharacterized protein, which produces MNKVITTEVENASVVIVEPHIPDEAHYINNRNFGGYRGCRGKQSFEDLVGTFVAESGKRTAKTESRLDSVEKHMANIGASLKLLESQVGQITKQLTSQPLGAIQKIADPNLREVNAIFIQHEENGVVSREEKKVKFTPIKDEKPTLTKRVRAKKKERYDSNQCIDISLLPYPHRFLQLQAKFQKKKFFDDLKNIHTNIYSADQGEVKFEEETRRNLPQKMLYPGEVVVPYEIGGQLVEKAICDSGANVNIMPSSLYENLGLSRIKPTEVILQQADKSVKVPLGCVEDVELKIDKLRLQADFGVLDMENSKHGPIILGRPFLATAGNIIDLKQIKLTMDVEGQKVEIKASKSSHDPP; this is translated from the exons ATGAATAAAGTTATTACaacagaggttgaaaatgcatcggttgttaTTGTAGAACCACATATacctgatgaggctcattatatcaacaataggaattttggtggatACAGAGGATGTCGAG ggaaACAATCATTTGAGGATTTGGTTGGAACATTTGTTGCTGAATCTGGCAAGAGAACTGCTAAGACTGAGTCTAGACTTGATAGCGTTGAGAAACACATGGCGAATATTGGTGCTTCCTTGAAACTCCTTGAGTCGCAAGTGGGGCAGATAACAAAGCAACTCACATCTCAACCGTTAGGCGCAATTCAAAAGATTGCAGACCCAAATCTGAGAGAAGTGAATGCCATTTTTATACAGCACGAGGAGAATGGTGTGGTAAGCAGAGAGGAGAAAAAAGTTAAATTCACACCTATCAAGGATGAAAAGCCAACTCTAACCAAAAGAGTCCGAGCTAAGAAAAAAGAGAGGTATGATTCAAatcaatgcattgatatttctttacttccctaCCCCCATAGATTTTTGCAATTACAAGCgaaatttcaaaagaaaaaattttttgACGATCTCAAGAACATACACACTAATATTTATTCTGCAGATCAAGGGGAAGTGAAATTTGAAGAAGAAACACGAAGAAATCTTCCTCAGAAGATGCTATATCCTGGTGAAGTTGTTGTGCCATATGAAATAGGGGGTCAATTGGTGGAAAAAGCTATCTGTGATTCAGGAGCAAATGTGAATATAATGCCAAGTTCTCTTTACGAGAATCTTGGACTGAGCAGAATCAAACCCACAGAAGTAATCTTGCAACAGGCAGATAAATCAGTGAAGGTGCCATTGGGTTGTGTAGAAGATGTTGAACTTAAAATTGATAAATTGAGGCTTCAAGCAGATTTCGGGGTACTAGACATGGAAAATAGTAAGCATGGTCCTATCATTCTAGGACGACCATTCTTGGCTACTGCTGGAAATATCATCGACCTGAAACAAATAAAATTGACAATGGATGTTGAAGGCCAAAAGGTGGAAATCAAGGCATCTAAAAGTTCTCACGACCCACCTTGA